The stretch of DNA TAAAAGATTTCGGTTGTATTTTACTTTGATGTACGGTTTAAAGTAAACATAACCTTTACTGTTTTTCTGTAACCATCCAGTTTTAAAATTACCGGCGTAAGCTATGCTTATTCCTGAAAGCAGAATAAACAAATTGAGAAGTATTCTTTTCACCACTAAAACCTTCTATTAAGTTCCCACCTCCATGCAGACTTTATTATTATATCAAGTTCATCAAATTTTGGTTTCCAGTTGAGTGTTTTTTTGAGATTTGTTGGGTCGGCAATGAGAACTGCCGGGTCTCCAGGTCTTCTGTCGGTTTCTTCTACTCTAAAATCTTTTCCTGTTATTTTTCTGACTGTATCAATAATTTCTCTGACAGAGTAACCTTTTCCGTATCCACAGTTAAACACCGCACTTTTGCCGCCACTCATAAGATATTCTAAAGATAGAAGATGAGCATCTGCAAGGTCGTTTACATGGATATAATCCCTTACACAGGTTCCATCAGGAGTAGGATAGTCTGTTCCAAATATGTAAATCTTCTCTCTTTCACCTTTAGCTGTTTTTAAAATCAGGGGAATTAAGTGGGTTTCTGGATTGTGGGATTCCCCTATCAATCCTGAAGGGTCAGCACCTGCAGCGTTAAAATAGCGCAGTGACACGTAGTTTAATCCCTTAAAAGTTGAAAGGTCATTAAGTATTTTTTCAACACACGCCTTTGACTGCCCGTAAGGATTTATCGGTTTTATCGGTTCAGTTTCAGGGATTGGGACGGTGACAGGATTGCCGTAAACTGCAGCGGTTGATGAGAATATGATCTTATCCACACCTGTTATTTCCATGGCTTTTAAAAGACTTACCGTTCCAGAAACGTTGTTTTCATAAAAGGAAAGGGGATTTTTAACAGATTCCCCAACTTCTATGAAAGCTGCAAAATGGATAACAGCGTCAGGTTTGAACGATTCAAAGATTTCAGTAAGTTTGTCTGTATCTTTAATGTTGCATCTGATAAATTGGGCATCTTTTACTGCCTCTTGATGACCGTTATAAAGGTTATCTATAACAAGAACTTCGTGATTCTTTTCTGTTAAAAGTTTTACCGTATGGCTTCCTATATATCCTGCGCCACCTGTAACAACTATTTTCATCTTTTCTCCGGGCAAATTTATTAAAATTTAAAGGTATAACTTATGTTCCCGCCTGCAGTGTTCCCTGTAAGATAATATCCGGTGATCTGGAGATTTTTAAACGGCATTATTTTTATTCCAACGTTTATATCAGAATCAGGTTTTTCCATGTAGGTTTTTAGAGTTTTCTCCCTGAAATTAGCATATTCAATAAGTATGGTAAATTTTGGATGGAAGAGAAGCTCTGCTCCTGTGAAAAATCCATTGTATATACCGCTTCCGTAGCCTACGGTGAAGGTTTGAGGAATGAAAGTTTCAAAATATTTACTTATAGAGATGTAGAAACCATGGGAGAGAGCATCTTCTGATACACTTCCTCCGAAAGCGATTGCAGGGTATCTGTCAGTTTCTGGTAAAAACTGATATTTTAAGAGAAAATCTTTGTCTTCATTGTTTTCAATGTTATATCTTATAGCTGTTTCAAGGCCGGGTAATATTACAGTGTTTAGACCTAAAGATTTATAATGTCTGTTAAATGAGAACGATGGAGTAACACTTCTTTTTTGCTGGATATATGCAGATGGGGTAAAGAGGTATCCGGTAACTCCAAATTCTCCTACAGGATCTCTGTATGCTCCGTGGGCAGGACCATTGCTTACGAAAGTTCCTATGGTTAATACAGTTAAAAACAGTTTATCCGTTTTCATGCTTTCCCCTTAAATGTGAGTAACTGTATATACTGTTAGTGCTGATTGATAGATTATCTGAATTACATCTTTTATTAAAGGCCTCCACATTGTTGGAACATTGATTTTTGTAGGAACTATGACGGCATCTCCTGGCTGGAGCTTGTAACTTAGAATTTCAGACTCTTTACTTCCCCAGAGAAATCTTCTGTCTTTGCTGCTCCATGTAATGAGAGAATATTTTTTCTCGGTTGATGTTACCGTTGTTCCATCAGCTTTTATTATGAAGATGTTTTCTCTGTCTGCGTCTTTTGTGAGGCCACCACACATTTTTAGATAATCTTCAACGGTCAATCCTTTGCGGTAAACGATTGCTCCTGGATTGTAAACTTCACCAAAAACAAGAACACTTGATGGAATTTTAGGAATAATTATCTGGTCTCCATCTTCAAGGAGGATGTTATAGGGAGAGTTTTTCAGTTTTTCAAGATCTTCTGGAACTTTTAGTCCTGTTATCCTTCCAGAAACCTGAGTTTTCTCCATAAGGTCAAGGAGTTTTCTTTTTGATTCAAAAGCACTCTGTCTTGCCTGAAGTTCCTCTTTTGTAAGGTCGGACTGCATGATTCCAGCCTGCTCTTTTTCAAGTTCCTGTCTCATCTGTAAAATAGCTTGAGCGAGATGTTCCTTTTCCATCTGCTTGATAGAATTTCTGAGAATAATTATTCCCTGAGGAAATGCTTTCTCTTTAAATCCTCCTGCTGCTTTTAAGACATCGTAAAGGGTTGTTTTTTCTGTAATTTTGAACACACCAGGTCTTTTTACATATCCTGCGACATTTACTTTTTCTACAATCTCTTCAGGAGAAATCTCTTTTATTATTATTCTATCTCCAGGATTTAGTGTTATGTTTGCAGCAGGATTGTTTTTGATTAGAAGGTCGTACAGATAGATAGTTGAGACACTTCTCTTTATAACTTCTGCTCCTGTTTCAGCTTTGACCTTTATATTTTCTGCCTCTTCAACAGCTGCCGCACTTTTCCTTTTAGGTGCTTCCCTAAATATTTCCACTTTTAGGTTTTTTATTTCTCCTTTAAGTTTTACAGAAGCAATAGCAGTTTTAAGTTTTAGATTATCTCTGTACGGTATGTAGTGGGGGTTTTCCACAAGTCCTGAAACCTTGACAGGAGGATAGACATATTTTGGGTAGAATTTAACGACATCCAGAGCTTGAAGGTCTATATCTTTTGTTCCGTTTATTATATCTATAGGTGAAAATCTGATAATTTCCTTTATATTAAGAGTTTCAAGGTCTCTTCTGTCTATTTCAGCGTAATAAAGGTTAGTGTTTATTGTTAACATATCTTTATTAAGTATTTGGGAAAGTTTCATGCCTGGTTTGTAAGCGTAGACACCCGGGTATTTAATTTCTCCTTCAACGACGAAAGCATCTTTAACTTTATTGAAATCTACCTTCTTAGTTTCTCCGAATTTGTAGAATACGATTGTGTCTTGAGGTTTAAGGGCTACATTTTCTTTTCCATTAAGGACATTTTCG from Desulfurobacterium atlanticum encodes:
- the galE gene encoding UDP-glucose 4-epimerase GalE, coding for MKIVVTGGAGYIGSHTVKLLTEKNHEVLVIDNLYNGHQEAVKDAQFIRCNIKDTDKLTEIFESFKPDAVIHFAAFIEVGESVKNPLSFYENNVSGTVSLLKAMEITGVDKIIFSSTAAVYGNPVTVPIPETEPIKPINPYGQSKACVEKILNDLSTFKGLNYVSLRYFNAAGADPSGLIGESHNPETHLIPLILKTAKGEREKIYIFGTDYPTPDGTCVRDYIHVNDLADAHLLSLEYLMSGGKSAVFNCGYGKGYSVREIIDTVRKITGKDFRVEETDRRPGDPAVLIADPTNLKKTLNWKPKFDELDIIIKSAWRWELNRRF
- a CDS encoding YjbH domain-containing protein; protein product: MKTDKLFLTVLTIGTFVSNGPAHGAYRDPVGEFGVTGYLFTPSAYIQQKRSVTPSFSFNRHYKSLGLNTVILPGLETAIRYNIENNEDKDFLLKYQFLPETDRYPAIAFGGSVSEDALSHGFYISISKYFETFIPQTFTVGYGSGIYNGFFTGAELLFHPKFTILIEYANFREKTLKTYMEKPDSDINVGIKIMPFKNLQITGYYLTGNTAGGNISYTFKF
- a CDS encoding SLBB domain-containing protein; this translates as MKIKTLLKIATIVTFCNIKIINAYGQMFPVSFSHTQTPQNPTNYTSYFPTLKDKIETTSNGTNSFPVSPKLSEKEATSNFFVEQQNRKNSYSKKQELLSPIEEDFAARSKSLKTYLQQFGYSFFKGFKKPTTSIPVDKTYVLGPGDELFIYVIGNPPNIDLSQISKLVVDREGKVYIPGLGVFYVWGKTLGQAEKEISKALGVNIKLTVGRLRTFPVYVSGEVNRPGATIVTGTNTVIDAIMMAGGIKGTGSLRNVIIRRQTPKGLKTIKIDFYKLLLNGMPVDIRLKDGDVIFIPPVKKVAGIGGAVKRPAIYELKGSETLKDLIDMAGGILPSAYKYKVTIQRYVDNTVTKVIEGSLSDKNFISQKVHSGDLVIIKKMITVPQNAVLVKGYVAYPGVYAYKPGMKLSQILTPDMFLIDTNMKFGLIIRQFPHGTPPQYITFIPENVLNGKENVALKPQDTIVFYKFGETKKVDFNKVKDAFVVEGEIKYPGVYAYKPGMKLSQILNKDMLTINTNLYYAEIDRRDLETLNIKEIIRFSPIDIINGTKDIDLQALDVVKFYPKYVYPPVKVSGLVENPHYIPYRDNLKLKTAIASVKLKGEIKNLKVEIFREAPKRKSAAAVEEAENIKVKAETGAEVIKRSVSTIYLYDLLIKNNPAANITLNPGDRIIIKEISPEEIVEKVNVAGYVKRPGVFKITEKTTLYDVLKAAGGFKEKAFPQGIIILRNSIKQMEKEHLAQAILQMRQELEKEQAGIMQSDLTKEELQARQSAFESKRKLLDLMEKTQVSGRITGLKVPEDLEKLKNSPYNILLEDGDQIIIPKIPSSVLVFGEVYNPGAIVYRKGLTVEDYLKMCGGLTKDADRENIFIIKADGTTVTSTEKKYSLITWSSKDRRFLWGSKESEILSYKLQPGDAVIVPTKINVPTMWRPLIKDVIQIIYQSALTVYTVTHI